A region from the Danaus plexippus chromosome 26, MEX_DaPlex, whole genome shotgun sequence genome encodes:
- the LOC133319708 gene encoding fibrohexamerin-like produces the protein MFLACTVFLFLSSGVESNKDQVPLDDEGYIEKPCRIYDVNCIRQFFAEHSRCNITYGPVPDPLYDPTYTLYLPRINVTLTSLKVEYRGLNGKIVEFYINPKTDKLVLSVNFEGLSFGSNDNYFQFARVGREPLVTNTFLNVSYTIVSSTITIPNLKDLQLQNSEVFSFSDTPDVPIFDVGPKAFGDDYNPVLEYPLS, from the exons atgtttcttgCCTGTAcggtttttttgtttctttcctCCGGAGTGGAGAGCAATAAAGATCAGGTACCATTAG acGATGAGGGCTACATCGAAAAACCTTGTAGGATTTACGACGTAAATTGTATAAGGCAATTTTTTGCGGAACACTCCCGTTGTAATATAACTTACGGGCCTGTCCCAGACCCGTTGTACGATCCCACATACACTCTCTATTTGCCAAGAATTAATGTAACCCTAACTTCATTAAAAGTGGAATACAGAGGGCTTAATGGAAAAATCGTAGAGTTTTA CATAAACCCCAAGACTGATAAATTGGTGCTTTCAGTCAATTTTGAGGGTCTCAGTTTTGGCTCAAACGACAATTACTTCCAATTTGCAAGAGTCGGAAGAGAACCTCTCGTTACGAATACATTCCTTAACGTATCTTACA CAATCGTGAGTTCAACAATCACCATACCTAATTTGAAAGATTTGCAACTTCAAAACAGTGAAGTTTTTTCCTTCTCGGACACACCGGATGTACCTATTTTCGATGTTGGACCCAAAGCTTTCGGTG ATGACTACAATCCCGTGTTGGAATATCCTTTAAGTTAA
- the LOC133319709 gene encoding uncharacterized protein LOC133319709 gives MKFMLSCLVPGGGQGGIGNLANTGSQLPGVGQGGIGNLANTGSQLPGVGQGGIGNLANTGSQLPGVGQGGIGNLANTGSQLPGVGQGGIGNLANTGSQLPGVGQGGIGNLPNTGSQRDETNIERPCQSFDIYCIRRYFKKNSKCQEVLGPVPDPYYRAQSTLQFPVINATFSAFDVLYSGLNGRIVEFYINRDTDRLVIAVEFRNVTFYSKDVFFRFFRRAKEPITTFDYLYQNYQSFITTTIIPKIRNLQFARSKTNTFTNDAAPSFSIGPNAFNYPDPAVQGARASIILKASQLTREAQLTEGPFTAAIFIQNNICNFHLKVL, from the exons atgaaattcatGTTGTCTTGTTTAGTTCCCGGCGGAGGACAGGGCGGAATTGGTAATTTGGCCAATACCGGCTCACAGC TTCCCGGCGTAGGACAGGGCGGAATTGGTAATTTGGCCAATACTGGCTCACAGC TTCCCGGCGTAGGACAGGGCGGAATTGGTAATTTGGCCAATACTGGCTCACAGC TTCCCGGCGTAGGACAGGGCGGAATTGGTAATTTGGCCAATACTGGCTCACAGC TTCCCGGCGTAGGACAGGGCGGAATTGGTAATTTGGCCAATACTGGCTCACAGC TTCCCGGCGTAGGACAGGGCGGAATTGGTAATTTGCCCAATACTGGCTCACAGC GTGATGAAACTAACATAGAGAGGCCGTGTCAATCATTCGATATTTACTGTATCAGACGTTACTTCAAAAAGAACAGCAAATGTCAAGAAGTTTTAGGACCCGTTCCAGATCCGTACTATAGAGCCCAGAGTACACTGCAATTTCCAGTTATTAATGCCACATTCTCAGCCTTTGACGTCCTCTACTCAGGCCTCAACGGAAGGATAGTTGAATTCTA cATCAATAGAGACACAGATAGATTGGTGATAGCTGTTGAGTTCCGGAATGTGACCTTTTATTCGAAAGATGTCTTCTTTAGGTTTTTCCGACGCGCCAAAGAACCGATTACTACATTCGACTACCTTTACCAAAACTACC AATCCTTCATCACTACCACTATAATACCAAAAATACGAAACCTCCAATTTGCAAGAAGTAAAACCAACACTTTTACTAACGACGCCGCGCCTTCTTTCAGTATAGGACCAAATGCTTTCAATTATCCAG ATCCAGCGGTACAGGGAGCCAGAGCGTCGATAATTCTCAAAGCATCTCAGTTAACACGGGAGGCACAGTTGACTGAGGGACCGTTTACTGCTGCAATCTTTATCCAAAATAACATATGTAATTTCCACCTAAAGGTTCTATAA